In a single window of the Thunnus thynnus chromosome 9, fThuThy2.1, whole genome shotgun sequence genome:
- the mgarpa gene encoding protein MGARP isoform X4, with the protein MFSCRAAWQRCGPLARTAAHRLPRDVVQRRPMSSVPGGSGENIVYALLCGGAFAGAVTYAYNTVSSDHARFNERVAEIKARPKTEWVPKPWPPKSRDEEEV; encoded by the exons ATGTTTTCCTGCAGAGCGGCCTGGCAAAGGTGTGGGCCTCTGGCACGGACAGCAGCCCACAGGTTGCCTCGGGATG TTGTGCAGCGGCGGCCGATGTCATCAGTTCCTGGTGGGTCTGGGGAGAACATAGTGTACGCCCTGCTGTGTGGTGGAGCCTTCGCTGGAGCTGTAACATAT gCATACAACACTGTGTCCTCAGACCATGCTAGGTTCAATGAGCGCGTTGCAGAAATCAAAGCTAGACCAAAGACAGAGTGGGTTCCTAAACCATGGCCACCTAAGA GCAGGGATGAGGAAGAGG TGTAA
- the ndufc1 gene encoding NADH dehydrogenase [ubiquinone] 1 subunit C1, mitochondrial yields MTFNRLLSRAVLANKVGSRSVFTSSKPDIANPNWLRVGLAFGSSVFLWGLLFRQHSTDVHEYKVRNGLE; encoded by the exons ATGACTTTCAATCGGTTATTATCTCGAGCTGTTCTCGCCAACAAAG TTGGATCCAGATCTGTATTCACAAGCTCCAAGCCTGACATTGCCAATCCCAACTGGTTGCGAGTGGGTCTTGCCTTTGGATCATCTGTTTTCCTTTGGGGCCTG CTGTTCAGGCAGCACAGCACAGATGTGCACGAGTACAAAGTGAGGAATGGACTGGAATAA